A genomic region of Macaca mulatta isolate MMU2019108-1 chromosome 5, T2T-MMU8v2.0, whole genome shotgun sequence contains the following coding sequences:
- the SLC49A3 gene encoding LOW QUALITY PROTEIN: solute carrier family 49 member A3 (The sequence of the model RefSeq protein was modified relative to this genomic sequence to represent the inferred CDS: inserted 2 bases in 1 codon), producing the protein MEPRTMAGQTGADPGLAEPGALCAQQAHRTYARRWVFLLVVSLVSCSNAMLWLSFAPVADIVAEHFVLSVAQVNWLSLVYLVVSTLFGLVAIWVLDSVGLRGATILGAWLNFAGSVLRVVPCVVVGTQNPFAFLMGGQSLCALAQSLVIFSPAKVAALWFPEHQRATANMLTTISNPLGVLVANMLSPALVKKGEDILLMLGVYAIPAGVVCLLSTICLRESVPPTPPSAGAASSTSEKFLDGLKLLVRNKAYVILAVCFGGCIGISYSFSTLLQQILCASGYSNGFSGLCGALFIAFGILGALALGPYVDRTKHFTEATKIGLCLVSLACMAFALVSLLQGQALALATTCSLLGLFGFSVTPVAMELAVECSFPVGEGAAVGLIFVLGQVEGIFIMLAMMALTVQCSERSFSTCQQGEDPLDWTASVLLMAGLCNLFSCILVLFFHTSYRRLQAESGKSSSTQNAAAVGGADSRRGVDRGGAGRAGVLGPSRATPECXRRGASLEDPREPQSPHPICCRATPRAQGPAATDAPSRPGGLAGSVLASRFIDQAGPHSSFSSPWVIT; encoded by the exons ATGGAGCCGCGGACGATGGCAGGACAGACGGGGGCAGACCCCGGGTTGGCAGAGCCCGGGGCCCTGTGTGCACAACAGGCCCACCGCACCTACGCTCGCCGCTGGGTGTTCCTGCTCGTAGTCAGCCTGGTCAGCTGCTCCAACGCCATG CTGTGGCTCAGCTTTGCACCTGTGGCTGACATCGTTGCCGAGCACTTCGTCCTGTCCGTGGCGCAGGTCAACTGGCTGTCACTGGTCTACCTCGTGGTATCCACCCTGTTTGGCCTGGTGGCCATCTGGGTCCTGGACTCCGTCGGGCTCCGTGGGGCG ACCATCCTGGGCGCGTGGCTGAACTTTGCCGGGAGTGTGCTACGCGTCGTGCCCTGCGTGGTTGTTGGGACCCAAAACCCATTTGCCTTCCTCATGGGTGGCCAGAGCCTCTGTGCCCTTGCCCAGAGCCTGGTCATCTTCTCTCCAGCCAAGGTGGCTGCCTTGTGGTTCCCAGAGCACCAGCGAGCCACGGCCAACATGCTCACCACCATAT CGAACCCCCTGGGCGTCCTTGTGGCCAACATGCTGTCCCCTGCGCTGGTCAAGAAGGGCGAGGACATTCTGTTAATG CTCGGTGTCTATGCCATCCCTGCTGGCGTTGTCTGCCTGCTGTCCACCATCTGCCTCCGGGAGAGCGTGCCCCCCACCCCGCCCTCTGCCGGGGCTGCCAGCTCCACCTCAGAGAAGTTCCTGGATGGGCTCAAGCTG CTGGTGCGGAATAAGGCCTATGTCATCCTGGCTGTGTGCTTCGGGGGATGCATCGGGATCTCCTACAGCTTCTCAACCCTCCTGCAGCAGATCCTCTGTGCAAGCGGCTACTCCAAT GGGTTTTCTGGCCTCTGTGGAGCTCTCTTCATCGCGTTTGGGATCCTGGGGGCGCTGGCTCTCGGCCCCTACGTGGACCGGACCAAGCACTTCACTGAGGCCACCAAGATCGGCCTGTGCCTGGTCTCTCTGGCCTGCATGGCCTTTGCTCTG GTGTCCCTGCTGCAGGGACAGGCCCTTGCCCTGGCCACCACCTGCTCGCTCCTCGGGCTCTTTGGCTTCTCGGTGACCCCCGTGGCCATGGAGTTGGCAGTCGAGTGTTCCTTCCCCGTGGGGGAGGGGGCTGCCGTAGGCCTGATCTTTGTGCTGGG GCAGGTCGAGGGAATATTCATCATGCTGGCGATGATGGCACTGACTGTGCAATGCTCGGAGCGGTCCTTCTCCACCTGCCAGCAGGGGGAGGATCCACTTGACTGGACAG CGTCTGTGCTGCTGATGGCCGGCCTGTGCAACCTCTTCAGCTGCATCCTGGTACTCTTCTTCCACACCTCATACCGGCGCCTGCAGGCAGAGTCTGGCAAGTCCTCCTCCACCCAGAACGC GGCGGCCGTGGGCGGCGCAGACTCAAGGCGGGGTGTGGACCGAGGGGGAGCGGGAAGGGCTGGGGTCCTGGGGCCCAGCAGGGCGACTCCGGAGTG AAGGCGGGGGGCCTCGCTAGAGGACCCCAGAGAGCCCCAGAGCCCCCACCCTATCTGCTGCCGAGCGACCCCTCGCGCACAGGGCCCAGCAGCCACGGACGCGCCCTCCCGCCCCGGCGGACTCGCAGGCAGCGTCCTAGCGTCCAGGTTTATTGACCAGGCCGGGCCTcactcctccttttcctccc